In a single window of the Biomphalaria glabrata chromosome 5, xgBioGlab47.1, whole genome shotgun sequence genome:
- the LOC129926330 gene encoding uncharacterized protein LOC129926330, protein MATMSLIRMKGTMSDQCPLVYFERLHKKKWTEQHERSPREDVNEKKSTRRGPREEVHEKRSTRRGPREEVHEKKSTRRSPREEVHERKSTRRSPREEVHEKRSTRRGPREEVHEKKSTRRSPGEVGHEKNSRRSKPREEVHEKKATSRSPREEVHEKKATRSKPREEVHEKKSTRRGPREEVHEKKSTRRGPEKKATRRGPREEVHEKRSTRRSPRKEGHEKKPTRRSPREEVHEKKSTRRSPREEVHEKKVTRRRPREEVHEKKVTRRGPREEVHEKKVTRRRSREEGHEKRSTRRRSREEAHEKKPTRRRPREEVHEKRATRRRPREEGQEKKAIRRSPREDLP, encoded by the coding sequence TATTTCGAGCGCCTACATAAAAAGAAATGGACTGAACAACATGAACGAAGTCCACGAGAAGACGTCAACGAGAAGAAGTCCACGAGAAGAGGTCCACGAGAAGAAGTCCACGAGAAGAGGTCCACGAGAAGAGGTCCACGAGAAGAAGTCCACGAGAAGAAGTCCACGAGAAGAAGTCCACGAGAAGAGGTCCACGAGAGGAAGTCCACGAGAAGAAGTCCACGAGAAGAAGTCCACGAGAAGAGGTCCACGAGAAGAGGTCCACGAGAAGAAGTCCACGAGAAGAAGTCCACGAGAAGAAGTCCAGGAGAAGTAGGCCACGAGAAGAACTCCAGGAGAAGTAAGCCACGAGAAGAAGTCCACGAGAAGAAGGCCACGAGTAGAAGTCCACGAGAAGAAGTCCACGAGAAGAAGGCCACGAGAAGTAAGCCACGAGAAGAAGTCCACGAGAAGAAGTCCACGAGAAGAGGTCCACGAGAAGAAGTCCACGAGAAGAAGTCCACGAGAAGAGGTCCAGAGAAGAAGGCCACGAGAAGAGGTCCACGAGAAGAAGTCCACGAGAAGAGGTCCACGAGAAGAAGTCCACGAAAAGAAGGTCACGAGAAGAAGCCCACGAGAAGAAGCCCACGAGAAGAAGTCCACGAGAAGAAGTCCACGAGAAGAAGTCCACGAGAAGAAGTCCACGAGAAGAAGGTCACGAGAAGAAGGCCACGAGAAGAGGTCCACGAGAAGAAGGTCACGAGAAGAGGTCCACGAGAAGAAGTCCACGAGAAGAAGGTCACGAGAAGAAGGTCACGAGAAGAAGGCCACGAGAAGAGGTCCACGAGAAGAAGGTCACGAGAAGAAGCCCACGAGAAGAAGCCCACGAGAAGAAGGCCACGAGAAGAAGTCCACGAGAAGAGGGCCACGAGAAGAAGGCCACGAGAAGAAGGCCAGGAGAAGAAGGCCATAAGAAGAAGTCCACGAGAAGATCTGCCATGA